A DNA window from Brassica napus cultivar Da-Ae chromosome C1, Da-Ae, whole genome shotgun sequence contains the following coding sequences:
- the LOC125579948 gene encoding uncharacterized protein LOC125579948 — protein MVSEPEEWPAFDNYLEDIKLLKRSFLNSEIVHLALWSFYLIHNLSCPSLRVRRILEALISSSNNGISECRVRRVVVKKLCVKLRFVVPSLVLILLDVTRFLDSLKHDVSFNALLEAVYLHLQKGDNGKGTPTSLTHTTSNSKIVGPKRSKQDQAGRNKNLMETCIWDITVLKVILRCINVVSSYTIGRLIQVHIDTACCYTLWLFSEIHATDRLLQRLCTSRSFSGFIQIQPQVWPEIFPLKRGYQ, from the exons atggtttcagaaccagaagaatggcctgCGTTTGACAATTACTTGGAAGACATTAAGCTTCTGAAAAGAAGCTTTCTAAACTCAGAGATCGTTCAT CTGGCCCTTTGGTCCTTCTATCTTATTCACAATTTGTCGTGTCCGTCTCTTAGGGTTCGTCGTATCCTCGAAGCTTTGATAAGTTCCAGCAACAATGGTATTTCTGAATGTCGAGTGAGACGAGTCGTTGTGAAGAAGCTCTGTGTCAAGCTTCGATTTGTCGTTCCATCTTTGGTTCTTATTCTCCTAGACGTTACGAGATTTCTTGATTCACTCAAGCACGATGTCTCATTCAATGCTCTCTTAGAGGCGGTGTATCTCCACCTACAAAAAG GTGATAATGGAAAGGGGACTCCAACTTCGTTGACTCATACAACTTCCAATTCAAAG ATTGTTGGACCCAAGAGAAGCAAGCAGGATCAAGCTGGaagaaataaaaacttaatgGAGACGTGTATATGGGATATCACGGTGTTGAAGGTGATTCTTAGATGCATCAACGTGGTTAGCTCCTACACGATC GGGAGATTAATCCAAGTTCACATTGATACAGCATGTTGTTATACGCTG TGGCTCTTCTCTGAGATCCACGCAACAGACCGACTGCTGCAGAGGCTCTGTACATCCCGTTCTTTCAG TGGATTTATACAGATTCAACCCCAAGTGTGGCCCGAGATATTCCCCCTGAAACGAGGATACCAATAG